A genome region from Maridesulfovibrio salexigens DSM 2638 includes the following:
- a CDS encoding DUF4160 domain-containing protein gives MLVSGEKLISPTIHRINKIKISLNANDHNSPHIHVVSPDFIVLINIRTCEVFKGQARAAQLNDVLSWVKENQEWLLEEWEKRGK, from the coding sequence ATGCTTGTGTCAGGAGAGAAGTTAATAAGCCCAACGATCCATAGAATCAATAAGATAAAAATAAGTTTAAACGCTAACGATCACAATTCTCCTCATATTCACGTTGTTTCTCCTGATTTTATTGTGTTGATAAACATTCGAACTTGTGAAGTCTTTAAAGGGCAGGCTCGTGCTGCACAGCTCAATGATGTCCTTTCTTGGGTTAAAGAGAATCAAGAGTGGCTTCTTGAAGAATGGGAGAAAAGGGGGAAGTAA
- a CDS encoding helix-turn-helix domain-containing protein gives MPDRIFRVIAVEKGEVPYTLFVTWEDELRALVDVREYVERYQTYVCLRGNGWNEYDPQVGEYGGTVDWIADEIDITSDTLRMLWMFQTEQAMHPTDFAAWMEGHGFSLDAAAKALGISRRMVAYYKSGERTIPRYILLACRGYDVRPAAA, from the coding sequence ATGCCCGATAGAATTTTTAGAGTTATCGCGGTCGAAAAGGGCGAAGTTCCGTACACTTTGTTTGTTACTTGGGAAGATGAATTGCGGGCATTGGTTGATGTTCGTGAATACGTGGAACGTTACCAGACTTATGTTTGCCTTCGCGGTAACGGTTGGAATGAATATGATCCGCAGGTCGGTGAATACGGCGGCACAGTTGATTGGATCGCTGATGAGATTGATATCACTTCTGACACTCTGCGGATGCTCTGGATGTTTCAGACAGAACAGGCAATGCATCCGACAGATTTTGCAGCATGGATGGAAGGGCATGGCTTTTCACTGGATGCCGCAGCTAAGGCTTTAGGTATCAGTAGGCGGATGGTTGCCTATTATAAGAGTGGAGAACGAACGATTCCCCGGTATATTTTGTTGGCCTGCCGTGGGTATGATGTGAGACCTGCTGCGGCTTAG
- a CDS encoding carbon starvation CstA family protein, with translation MLFFFACVAALIVGYFIYGKFVDNVFTPDAKRTTPAYAMRDDVDYMPMPMWKLMFIQVLDIAGIGPIFGPILGALYGPVALIWIVIGCIFAGAVHDYFSGMLSIRNNGASVPELVGEYLGMTARQVMRVFAFVLLMLVGVVFVLAPAKLLTGLTGIETGILVACIFGYYFLATILPIDKLIGKLYPLFGALLLVMTVSLAIALMFSGHTMLPNLDFAVNFHPGDKPIWPLLFITLSCGAISGFHATQSPLMARCVKNEKEGRPVFYGAMIIEGIIGLIWCTLGLSFYESPEALNAVIAAGSPSAVVSEVANALLGPIGGIFAIIAVVILPITSGDTAFRSTRLIVAETFKMDQGPAIKRLLIAVPLFALGYIISTQNFSAIWRYFGFSNQCLSMLVLWTSAVYLAQRAKLHWIASIPATFMTAVVATFICQAKIGFGLDMNISIMIGIAAAIAAFGAFFVKYVRPKAAVEAN, from the coding sequence ATGCTATTTTTCTTTGCCTGTGTGGCAGCCCTTATCGTCGGTTATTTTATTTATGGTAAATTCGTGGACAACGTGTTCACACCTGATGCAAAACGCACCACTCCCGCATATGCTATGCGCGATGATGTTGACTACATGCCTATGCCCATGTGGAAACTCATGTTCATTCAGGTGCTGGATATCGCCGGAATCGGCCCCATCTTCGGCCCCATTCTCGGTGCCCTGTACGGTCCTGTAGCCCTTATCTGGATAGTTATCGGCTGCATCTTTGCCGGAGCAGTGCATGACTACTTCAGCGGCATGCTTTCCATCCGCAACAACGGCGCATCCGTACCTGAGCTGGTCGGTGAATATCTCGGCATGACCGCTCGTCAGGTAATGCGTGTGTTCGCTTTCGTACTGCTCATGCTTGTCGGTGTTGTATTTGTACTCGCACCCGCAAAGCTGCTTACCGGACTGACCGGAATTGAAACCGGAATCCTCGTAGCCTGTATCTTCGGTTACTACTTCCTCGCAACCATCCTGCCCATCGATAAACTCATCGGTAAACTCTACCCCCTGTTCGGCGCACTGCTGCTGGTTATGACCGTATCCCTCGCAATCGCACTCATGTTCAGCGGTCACACCATGCTGCCCAACCTTGATTTCGCAGTTAATTTCCACCCCGGCGACAAACCCATCTGGCCCCTTCTTTTCATCACCCTGTCCTGCGGCGCAATCAGCGGTTTCCACGCCACTCAGTCTCCGCTTATGGCCCGCTGCGTAAAGAATGAAAAAGAAGGCCGCCCCGTATTCTACGGTGCAATGATCATCGAAGGTATCATCGGCCTGATCTGGTGTACCCTCGGCCTGTCCTTCTACGAATCCCCCGAAGCACTTAACGCAGTTATCGCTGCCGGTTCCCCTTCCGCAGTAGTATCTGAAGTTGCTAATGCGCTTCTCGGACCTATTGGCGGCATCTTCGCCATCATCGCAGTAGTAATCCTGCCCATCACCAGTGGTGATACCGCTTTCCGCTCCACCCGCCTCATTGTAGCGGAAACCTTCAAAATGGATCAGGGCCCTGCAATCAAGCGTCTGCTCATCGCAGTACCCCTGTTCGCTCTGGGTTACATCATCTCCACCCAGAACTTCTCCGCAATCTGGAGATACTTCGGTTTCTCCAACCAGTGCCTGTCCATGCTGGTTCTCTGGACCTCCGCAGTATACCTTGCCCAGCGTGCAAAACTGCACTGGATCGCATCCATCCCCGCAACCTTCATGACCGCAGTTGTTGCCACATTCATCTGTCAGGCCAAGATCGGTTTCGGACTGGACATGAACATCTCCATCATGATCGGTATCGCAGCAGCAATCGCAGCATTCGGTGCCTTCTTCGTGAAGTACGTTCGCCCCAAAGCAGCTGTTGAAGCCAACTAG
- a CDS encoding caspase family protein, whose product MLFFFFFWAAGSGVSFAASPNRFALVIGNSAYPEAPLANPANDARDIAAMLDKLGFKVKSAINCSRQETGRLISEFSNELTRNSVALFYYAGHGVQVGGGNYLIPVDAKIENITDVKFQCVSLNYVLEILRAAGTAVNIIILDACRNDPFTGTGSRSVFQKNRGLAVMQAPSGTILVYATAPGEVAADGEGRNGVFTKALLENISSPNTDIEIMLRKVRLAVQHATRGKQVPWSSSSLVESFLFNTAIEMDKDKFGSSAADAPVKKQKPAPKYENLELVVSGKGHSKLSDTLNRKIASQKAALADAKKKAMAMLTKSPYLMPRSAAKVMIEEGEMIEFEYLDDGQTAVLKYRIYLGD is encoded by the coding sequence TTGTTGTTCTTTTTCTTTTTTTGGGCAGCAGGTTCAGGTGTTTCGTTTGCCGCATCACCGAACAGGTTTGCTCTGGTCATCGGAAATTCAGCATATCCTGAAGCTCCTCTTGCTAACCCTGCAAATGATGCTAGGGATATCGCTGCCATGTTGGATAAATTGGGCTTTAAGGTTAAAAGCGCAATCAATTGTTCAAGGCAGGAAACCGGACGGCTGATTTCTGAATTTTCAAATGAGCTTACCCGAAATTCTGTGGCTCTCTTTTACTACGCCGGACATGGTGTACAGGTAGGGGGTGGAAATTACCTTATCCCTGTTGATGCGAAGATCGAAAACATTACAGATGTGAAATTTCAATGTGTAAGCTTGAATTATGTCCTTGAAATCCTGCGGGCTGCCGGGACTGCTGTTAATATTATCATTCTTGATGCCTGCCGGAATGATCCTTTCACAGGAACAGGTTCAAGATCTGTTTTTCAAAAGAACAGGGGATTGGCAGTCATGCAGGCTCCTTCCGGAACAATACTGGTGTACGCAACTGCCCCCGGTGAAGTGGCTGCTGACGGTGAAGGGCGTAACGGGGTTTTTACCAAGGCTCTCCTTGAAAATATTTCCAGTCCGAATACGGATATAGAGATTATGCTTCGGAAAGTCCGGCTTGCAGTGCAGCATGCGACAAGGGGTAAGCAGGTTCCATGGAGCTCATCTTCTCTGGTAGAGTCTTTCTTATTCAATACTGCTATTGAAATGGATAAAGATAAATTCGGTAGTTCGGCTGCAGATGCGCCTGTGAAGAAGCAGAAGCCTGCTCCCAAGTATGAGAACCTTGAACTGGTAGTAAGTGGGAAGGGGCATAGCAAGCTTTCCGATACCCTGAACAGGAAAATTGCATCACAGAAGGCGGCTCTTGCCGATGCTAAAAAGAAGGCCATGGCGATGCTGACAAAATCACCATATCTTATGCCAAGGTCCGCAGCCAAGGTTATGATTGAAGAAGGGGAAATGATAGAATTTGAGTACTTGGATGATGGGCAAACAGCAGTTTTGAAGTATAGGATTTATCTTGGGGATTGA
- a CDS encoding CsgG/HfaB family protein: MKKYLRFVQIVLVLAAVSVLGLGCIPRQPRAPAYPIPPKSIYETIQEAVVTPMNLDSFRMHKRPLTKEKTFAIMNFRANDNTSGSMVSDRLIIELKTKGYHVIDREEIDKVVREQAMMSEHKTGLTDLEIAQRIGRLVHADYFVFGSVTDKYTDSLNISLNRIIVKNDIPRYDRDVEMFESERSEYEMESDKFASRTGIMLPELERAKTIDEWQEDYYAKPKRTFSTISRIGLTAKVVDVKTSQIFWVGQAGVSDTGMQDGLKRVVRAMISSILTGD; this comes from the coding sequence GTATTTGCGGTTTGTTCAAATTGTATTGGTTCTGGCGGCGGTTTCAGTTTTGGGGTTGGGATGTATCCCTAGACAACCGAGGGCTCCTGCTTATCCTATCCCGCCTAAATCCATTTACGAAACCATTCAGGAAGCAGTGGTCACTCCTATGAACCTTGATTCATTCAGGATGCACAAAAGGCCTCTCACCAAAGAAAAAACTTTTGCGATCATGAATTTCAGGGCCAATGACAATACGTCTGGTTCCATGGTCTCAGATCGCTTGATCATTGAGCTTAAAACCAAGGGCTACCATGTTATCGATAGGGAAGAGATTGATAAGGTCGTCCGTGAACAGGCTATGATGAGTGAACATAAGACAGGGCTTACCGACCTTGAAATTGCCCAGCGTATCGGGCGTCTTGTCCATGCTGATTATTTCGTGTTCGGTTCAGTCACCGACAAGTATACCGACAGTCTGAATATTTCATTGAACCGGATCATCGTAAAAAATGATATTCCCCGTTATGACCGTGATGTTGAAATGTTTGAAAGTGAGCGTTCTGAGTATGAAATGGAGAGTGATAAGTTTGCGTCCCGGACTGGAATTATGCTTCCTGAGCTGGAACGGGCCAAGACTATCGATGAATGGCAGGAAGATTATTATGCCAAGCCGAAGAGAACTTTTTCCACTATCTCGCGTATTGGGCTGACTGCAAAGGTTGTAGACGTTAAGACTTCCCAGATATTCTGGGTCGGGCAGGCCGGTGTTTCGGATACCGGAATGCAGGATGGCCTTAAAAGAGTTGTTAGGGCAATGATTTCTTCAATTCTTACTGGTGACTAG